A portion of the Bacteroidota bacterium genome contains these proteins:
- the apbC gene encoding iron-sulfur cluster carrier protein ApbC, which translates to MKSLTQDNVLEALRSVHDPDLRKDIVALNFVKDVKIAGNDLRFTIELTTPSCPVRDELKAESEKAIRSAISGVGAIDIAMTSNVTSRQAVQPSPLLTGVKNTIAVASGKGGVGKSTVAVNLAVALAMDGASVGLIDCDVYGPSIPLMFNINEKPKLHNQKLQPLEKYGVKVMSIGFLVDPMQAVIWRGPMASGAVRQFMSDVDWGTLDYLIFDMPPGTGDIQLTLVQQIPLTGAVIVTTPQEISLADARKGLMMFNKVNVPILGIIENMSYFICSHCGARENIFDAGGGAKASKELGVPFLGEIPIDTNIRIGGDVGRPIVESDPKSAQSKIIAQIARNLAAQISIKNLTQSSAPSIEISLGTAQAN; encoded by the coding sequence ATGAAATCACTTACTCAAGATAATGTGCTGGAGGCATTGCGCAGTGTGCATGACCCGGACCTTCGGAAAGATATCGTCGCTCTTAATTTTGTTAAAGATGTGAAGATCGCCGGGAACGATCTGCGCTTCACGATCGAACTCACGACCCCGTCGTGTCCGGTGCGCGACGAATTGAAGGCCGAATCCGAAAAGGCGATTCGCTCAGCAATTTCAGGCGTCGGTGCGATCGACATTGCGATGACCTCGAACGTGACGTCGCGCCAGGCAGTCCAGCCGAGTCCATTGTTGACCGGGGTGAAGAATACGATCGCTGTGGCCAGCGGAAAAGGGGGCGTCGGCAAATCGACCGTTGCCGTCAACCTCGCAGTCGCGCTGGCGATGGACGGCGCGAGCGTGGGACTGATCGACTGTGATGTTTACGGACCGAGCATTCCGCTGATGTTCAATATCAACGAGAAGCCGAAGCTCCATAATCAAAAGCTGCAGCCGCTGGAAAAATACGGCGTGAAGGTGATGTCGATCGGCTTTCTGGTCGACCCGATGCAGGCGGTGATCTGGCGCGGACCGATGGCGAGCGGCGCGGTGCGCCAGTTCATGTCCGACGTGGACTGGGGAACGCTCGATTATCTGATCTTCGACATGCCACCGGGAACGGGAGATATTCAACTGACGCTGGTGCAGCAGATACCGTTGACGGGTGCTGTCATTGTCACGACGCCGCAGGAAATATCCCTCGCCGATGCGCGCAAGGGCCTGATGATGTTCAACAAGGTCAATGTGCCGATCCTCGGCATCATCGAAAATATGAGTTACTTCATCTGTTCCCACTGCGGCGCACGCGAAAATATTTTTGATGCAGGTGGAGGAGCGAAAGCGTCGAAAGAGTTGGGCGTTCCGTTCCTTGGAGAAATTCCGATCGATACGAACATCCGGATCGGCGGCGATGTCGGACGGCCTATCGTAGAGTCCGACCCGAAGAGCGCTCAGTCGAAGATCATTGCACAGATCGCGCGCAACCTTGCGGCGCAAATCAGCATCAAAAATCTGACGCAGTCTTCGGCTCCGTCGATCGAGATTTCTTTAGGGACTGCACAGGCAAACTGA
- a CDS encoding ATP-dependent 6-phosphofructokinase encodes MAEKKVKRVGILTGGGDCPGLNAVIRGVGKSAINDHALTVVGIEDGFEGFVEGKMHEISRREISGIIGLGGTILGTSNKGDPFHYPTEGNDGIEIVDASARTLKHYKGWGLDCLIAIGGDGTMHISNKLGEMGMNIIGVPKTIDNDLEATDQTFGFDTALSIATEAIDRLHTTGSAHHRVMVIEVMGRYAGWIALQAGLAGGADIILIPEIPFKWSSVFEKVIERGTRGNRFSIVCVAEGAKAADEEVVVKETDIKRTDPVRFGGIGEHVSRRITTETGLESRVTVLGHLQRGGSPTAYDRILATRYGTKAVELAMHGKFAHMVSLRGLHITAVPIAEAIAHQRLVPVDGEIVKSARAVGINFGDE; translated from the coding sequence GTGGCTGAAAAGAAAGTGAAGCGAGTTGGAATTCTCACCGGAGGAGGCGACTGCCCCGGACTTAATGCTGTGATCCGGGGCGTTGGCAAGTCAGCGATCAATGATCACGCATTGACGGTCGTCGGCATTGAAGACGGTTTTGAAGGTTTTGTGGAAGGGAAAATGCACGAAATCTCCCGGAGGGAGATCTCAGGGATCATCGGTCTGGGAGGGACGATCCTCGGCACATCGAACAAAGGGGACCCATTCCATTATCCGACGGAGGGAAATGACGGAATTGAGATCGTCGATGCATCGGCGCGAACGCTGAAACACTATAAAGGATGGGGGCTCGACTGCCTGATCGCGATCGGCGGCGACGGCACGATGCACATCTCCAACAAGCTGGGGGAAATGGGGATGAACATCATCGGCGTCCCGAAAACGATCGACAATGACCTCGAGGCGACCGACCAGACGTTCGGCTTTGATACAGCTCTGTCAATCGCGACGGAAGCGATCGACCGTCTTCATACCACCGGCTCGGCGCATCATCGGGTGATGGTCATCGAAGTGATGGGGCGCTATGCGGGATGGATCGCGCTGCAGGCAGGGCTTGCCGGCGGAGCGGATATCATTCTTATTCCCGAGATCCCGTTCAAGTGGAGCTCCGTGTTTGAAAAAGTCATCGAACGAGGAACTCGCGGCAATCGCTTCAGCATCGTTTGCGTTGCGGAAGGCGCGAAAGCGGCGGATGAGGAAGTGGTGGTGAAAGAAACGGACATCAAGCGCACCGACCCTGTTCGCTTCGGCGGCATCGGCGAACACGTATCGCGGCGGATCACGACAGAGACCGGATTGGAATCCCGCGTGACGGTGCTCGGACATCTCCAGCGCGGAGGAAGCCCGACAGCCTACGACAGAATTCTTGCGACGCGCTACGGCACCAAAGCGGTCGAACTTGCTATGCACGGAAAATTTGCACATATGGTCAGCCTCCGCGGCCTCCATATTACCGCAGTTCCGATCGCAGAGGCGATCGCGCACCAGCGCCTCGTTCCCGTCGACGGGGAGATCGTGAAATCAGCCCGCGCCGTCGGTATCAATTTCGGCGATGAATAA
- a CDS encoding aldo/keto reductase codes for MKFRPLGKIGINVSEIGFGAWGIGADMWKGSTDKEAMNALRKAVDLGVNFFDTALAYGGGHSERLLSKLYRGMKGKIFIATKVPPKNRQWPARPGVPFNEAFPKNYIIESANLSLKNLGVERIDLLQFHVWSDEWADVEEIWDTVRRLKSDGKIRAFGISINDHEPESALKAARTGLVDSFQVIYNIFDQSPEEELFPFCQKNNIAVIARVPFDEGGLTGRIRPDTVFMKEDWRNDYFRGDRKQQVYDRVEKLKLLLGPEAKTLAELSLRFILSRPVVSTVIPGMRTIPNVETNTAVSDGKVLSEKLLKELKKHKWPRNFYGE; via the coding sequence ATGAAATTTCGTCCGTTAGGTAAAATTGGCATCAATGTTTCCGAGATCGGTTTCGGCGCTTGGGGAATCGGTGCAGACATGTGGAAAGGGTCCACCGACAAAGAGGCGATGAACGCCTTGCGGAAAGCGGTCGACCTCGGCGTGAATTTTTTTGACACTGCGCTCGCGTACGGCGGCGGGCACAGCGAGCGGCTTCTCTCCAAACTCTACCGGGGCATGAAAGGGAAGATTTTCATCGCAACGAAAGTGCCGCCGAAAAACCGTCAGTGGCCTGCGCGGCCGGGAGTTCCGTTCAACGAGGCGTTTCCCAAGAATTACATCATTGAGTCGGCGAACCTCAGTTTGAAAAATCTCGGCGTTGAACGGATCGATCTTCTCCAATTTCACGTATGGAGCGATGAGTGGGCAGACGTTGAAGAAATCTGGGACACGGTTCGGCGGTTGAAATCGGACGGGAAGATCCGGGCGTTCGGAATTTCCATCAACGACCACGAGCCGGAGTCGGCGTTGAAGGCCGCCAGAACCGGATTGGTTGATTCGTTCCAGGTCATCTATAACATCTTCGACCAGTCGCCTGAAGAAGAACTTTTTCCCTTCTGCCAGAAGAACAATATCGCCGTCATAGCGCGCGTTCCATTCGACGAAGGAGGGCTCACCGGACGCATCAGGCCGGACACGGTTTTTATGAAGGAGGATTGGCGGAATGATTACTTCCGCGGAGACAGAAAGCAGCAGGTCTACGACCGCGTCGAAAAATTGAAACTTCTCCTCGGCCCCGAAGCGAAAACGCTTGCTGAGTTGTCGCTGCGCTTTATCCTTTCGCGGCCGGTCGTCTCGACCGTCATCCCGGGGATGCGGACCATTCCTAATGTCGAGACCAACACCGCGGTTTCCGATGGCAAAGTTCTTTCAGAAAAATTGCTGAAAGAACTGAAGAAACACAAATGGCCGAGGAATTTCTACGGGGAATAG
- a CDS encoding CBS domain-containing protein, translated as MSTHELDDELQEMFEHEKKVKKVLSNETIQQPIRILDLRRALVVDSAADVGTTIEAMQQRKTGSVLVVKDGLLVGIFTERDILMKVVNKKTDLYKVKVSEFMKASPEALHLDDSIAYAMNIMSVGGYRHVPIVDDQKRPVSILSVKDVISYIVEHFPDEILNLPPKPLRTTSEREGA; from the coding sequence ATGAGCACTCACGAACTTGATGATGAGCTGCAGGAGATGTTCGAGCACGAGAAGAAAGTCAAGAAGGTCCTGTCGAACGAGACGATCCAGCAGCCGATCAGGATTCTCGACCTGAGGCGCGCGCTCGTCGTCGACAGCGCCGCGGACGTCGGCACGACGATCGAGGCGATGCAGCAGCGCAAGACCGGGTCAGTGCTTGTGGTGAAGGATGGCCTGCTTGTTGGGATATTCACTGAACGCGACATCCTGATGAAGGTGGTCAATAAGAAAACGGATCTCTATAAAGTGAAGGTGAGCGAGTTCATGAAAGCTTCCCCCGAAGCGCTGCACCTCGATGACTCGATCGCGTATGCGATGAATATCATGTCGGTCGGCGGTTACCGCCATGTGCCGATCGTTGACGACCAGAAGAGGCCTGTCAGCATTCTTTCGGTAAAGGATGTCATTTCGTATATTGTAGAACATTTTCCGGACGAGATCCTCAACCTTCCGCCGAAACCTCTGCGCACGACCTCGGAACGCGAGGGTGCTTAA
- a CDS encoding ATP-binding cassette domain-containing protein: MMVRLSNVTVSFSKQAVLDRVGLEIDAGEFVSLVGTTGSGKSTLLRLLYMDLFPDSGTVTVGKFSSSGITSKQIPLLRRKLGIVFQDFKLLEDRSVYDNVAFSLYVTNVRSTDIKKKVLNVLANVGLSHKRNSMPHQLSGGEQQRVAIARALVNEPILLLADEPTGNLDPSTSLEILRLLKDINAKGTAVLMATHNYDLVRKAQGRIVQIKDRKVFDVKLKH, from the coding sequence ATGATGGTTCGCCTTTCCAACGTTACCGTTTCGTTCAGCAAGCAGGCAGTCCTCGACCGCGTCGGCCTCGAGATCGATGCGGGGGAATTCGTTTCCCTCGTCGGCACGACCGGGAGCGGCAAGAGCACGCTGCTGCGGCTCCTTTACATGGATCTGTTCCCCGATTCCGGCACGGTCACGGTCGGAAAGTTCTCGTCGAGCGGGATCACGTCAAAACAGATCCCGTTGTTGAGAAGGAAGCTCGGCATTGTCTTCCAGGATTTTAAGCTGCTGGAGGACCGTTCAGTCTACGACAACGTCGCCTTTTCCCTGTACGTCACGAACGTGCGCTCGACAGACATCAAAAAGAAAGTGTTGAACGTTCTCGCGAACGTAGGGTTGAGCCATAAACGGAACAGTATGCCGCATCAGCTCTCCGGTGGAGAACAGCAGCGTGTTGCGATCGCACGGGCGCTCGTGAACGAACCGATCCTGTTGCTGGCCGACGAGCCCACGGGGAACCTTGACCCCTCGACATCGCTCGAAATTCTGCGATTATTGAAAGATATCAATGCAAAAGGAACAGCCGTGCTGATGGCAACGCACAATTATGATCTGGTCAGGAAAGCTCAGGGAAGGATCGTGCAGATCAAGGATAGGAAAGTTTTCGACGTGAAGCTAAAGCATTAG
- the aat gene encoding leucyl/phenylalanyl-tRNA--protein transferase, with protein MTGAITRDCIDPKLLLNAYRNGIFPMAESKEGEIYWYEPKLRAVIPLDGLKVSRSLRQTLRKKVYEIRFNTSFEQVMRLCADREETWISETIVQSYCELQRRGHAYSVEAWHDGALAGGLYGVALGGAFFGESMFSRMKDASKSVLVGLVERLRQQQFVLLDAQFMTPHLRSLGAVEITQREYLSRLRSSLRLERSFL; from the coding sequence ATGACCGGAGCGATTACCCGCGACTGCATTGATCCAAAGCTCCTTCTCAACGCTTATCGCAACGGAATTTTTCCGATGGCGGAGAGCAAAGAAGGAGAGATCTATTGGTACGAGCCGAAGCTCCGGGCAGTGATTCCGCTCGACGGTTTGAAAGTGTCGCGAAGCCTTCGGCAGACGCTGAGGAAAAAAGTTTACGAGATTCGCTTTAACACCTCGTTCGAGCAGGTCATGCGCCTGTGCGCCGACCGCGAGGAAACATGGATTTCGGAAACGATCGTTCAAAGTTACTGTGAGCTTCAGCGCAGAGGGCATGCGTATTCGGTCGAAGCGTGGCACGACGGTGCGCTCGCCGGCGGCCTGTACGGAGTCGCACTCGGCGGAGCCTTTTTCGGAGAATCGATGTTTAGCAGAATGAAGGACGCTTCGAAGTCGGTGCTTGTCGGCCTGGTCGAACGGCTCCGGCAGCAGCAGTTCGTGCTGCTCGATGCCCAGTTCATGACGCCCCACTTGAGGAGTCTGGGCGCGGTCGAAATTACCCAGCGTGAATATCTAAGCCGCCTCCGGTCGTCGCTCCGCCTCGAGCGTTCGTTTTTATAG
- a CDS encoding phosphoribosylaminoimidazolesuccinocarboxamide synthase: MSSVIIETNFSRLRFVKRGKVRDMYDVGDYFLIVATDRLSAYDVVMPQGIPDKGKVLTQISKYWFDLTKGIIKNHLVSTNVDDFPAECRPYAEELRGRSMLVKKTRPLGVECIVRGYLSGSGWAEYQEAKSVCGIALPAGLVESSRLPSPIFTPSTKAELGVHDENITYEEMVKLEGEAVSKKVKDIAIRIFNEASQIAEAKGIIIADTKMEFGILNDELILIDELLTPDSSRFWPKSKYVPGGSQPSFDKQFVRDYLTSIKFNRRPPGPMMPEEIIQKTAALYREALRTLTGKSVE; the protein is encoded by the coding sequence ATGTCATCAGTCATCATCGAAACCAATTTTTCCAGGCTCCGCTTCGTCAAGCGCGGCAAGGTCCGCGATATGTACGACGTCGGTGATTACTTTCTCATCGTCGCCACCGACCGTCTTTCGGCATACGATGTCGTCATGCCTCAGGGAATACCCGACAAAGGGAAGGTCCTCACGCAAATCTCGAAATACTGGTTCGACCTCACGAAGGGGATCATCAAGAACCATCTTGTCTCGACCAACGTCGATGATTTTCCGGCGGAGTGCCGGCCGTATGCGGAAGAGTTGCGCGGCCGCAGCATGCTGGTGAAAAAGACGCGCCCGCTCGGCGTCGAGTGCATCGTACGCGGCTACCTCTCCGGGTCCGGGTGGGCAGAATACCAGGAGGCGAAAAGCGTTTGCGGCATAGCGCTTCCTGCGGGACTTGTCGAAAGCTCCCGCCTTCCCTCGCCGATCTTCACTCCGTCCACGAAGGCTGAACTCGGCGTTCACGATGAAAACATCACCTACGAGGAAATGGTGAAGCTCGAAGGGGAAGCGGTCAGCAAGAAGGTCAAGGATATTGCGATCCGGATTTTCAACGAAGCGTCCCAGATCGCTGAAGCGAAAGGGATCATCATCGCCGATACGAAAATGGAATTCGGCATACTCAACGACGAGTTGATCCTCATCGACGAACTGTTGACTCCCGATTCCTCCCGGTTCTGGCCGAAAAGCAAGTATGTCCCGGGGGGAAGCCAGCCGAGCTTCGACAAACAATTTGTCCGCGATTACCTGACCTCGATAAAATTCAACAGACGGCCGCCGGGACCGATGATGCCGGAGGAAATTATTCAGAAGACCGCTGCGTTATACAGAGAGGCGTTGCGGACGCTGACTGGAAAAAGCGTTGAATAA
- a CDS encoding DUF971 domain-containing protein: protein MQPVRVQQTSTQDLSITWNDGHAGRYTLRHLRTSCPCASCKIEREENRDKALLPIFREGEFRIASAAPVGQYALQIVWGDGHSSGIYPFSYLRSLCQCEQCSVPISSDAH from the coding sequence GTGCAGCCAGTTCGCGTACAACAGACCTCCACGCAGGACCTCTCGATCACTTGGAACGACGGACATGCCGGCCGCTACACGCTGCGGCATCTCCGGACATCCTGTCCGTGCGCTTCATGCAAAATCGAACGGGAAGAAAATCGAGACAAAGCCCTTCTTCCTATTTTCAGGGAGGGAGAGTTCCGGATTGCCTCAGCTGCCCCGGTCGGGCAGTACGCGCTGCAGATCGTGTGGGGGGACGGACATAGTTCCGGGATTTATCCGTTCAGCTATCTCCGAAGTCTGTGCCAATGCGAACAATGCTCTGTTCCCATTTCGTCGGATGCCCATTGA
- a CDS encoding pitrilysin family protein, whose protein sequence is MMIKLSGAVLLAGAMLALVATGRAAEPGTSNDIFPYPVTKTVLDNGLTVLTIPYDSPGLVAYYTVVRTGSRNEVEPGHSGFAHFFEHCMFRGTVKYPADKYNDILKRLGADSNAFTTDDWTCYHIVASADALETLADIESDRFMNLKYSEEAFKTEAGAILGEYNKNYSVPFQSMYETLQNTAFTTHTYKHTTMGFLADIKDMPNQYDYSLKFFDRFYRPENCTVVVVGDVKNDEVIRIVRKYYSGWKRGNYQVQVPVEPPQKEEKVVHMPWKNRTLPYLMIGYHVPAFSDDDVQRASLDILSQLVFSESSPLYQSLVIKKQLVEFVNGGVDDHRDPFLFTALSRIKDVKDVDSVLDEIYAALENAKTVPVDAQKLRDIKSYIRYAFAMQLNKPDNVAVTIATYIALTGNYDSVNKLYALYEKVTPEDIMHAAQKYFRKENRTVVILEHEAAQ, encoded by the coding sequence ATGATGATAAAACTTTCTGGTGCAGTTCTGCTTGCTGGTGCGATGCTGGCTCTTGTGGCTACGGGCCGGGCAGCCGAACCGGGCACATCGAATGACATTTTCCCTTATCCCGTTACCAAGACAGTCCTGGACAACGGGCTTACCGTTCTCACGATTCCCTACGACAGCCCGGGGCTTGTTGCGTACTATACCGTCGTGCGCACCGGTTCGCGCAATGAGGTCGAGCCGGGACACTCCGGCTTCGCGCATTTCTTCGAGCATTGTATGTTCCGCGGCACAGTCAAATACCCGGCGGATAAATACAACGATATCCTGAAACGCCTCGGCGCTGATTCCAACGCGTTCACGACCGACGACTGGACCTGCTACCATATCGTCGCAAGCGCGGATGCTCTGGAGACGCTCGCAGATATCGAGAGCGACCGCTTTATGAACCTTAAATATTCCGAGGAGGCATTCAAGACCGAAGCCGGCGCAATTCTCGGCGAGTATAATAAGAATTACTCCGTACCGTTTCAGTCGATGTACGAGACGCTCCAGAACACTGCCTTCACGACGCATACCTACAAGCACACGACGATGGGCTTCCTCGCGGATATTAAAGACATGCCGAATCAATACGACTACAGTTTGAAGTTTTTCGACCGCTTCTACCGGCCTGAGAACTGCACCGTCGTTGTCGTCGGCGACGTGAAGAACGACGAGGTCATCAGGATCGTGAGGAAATATTATTCCGGCTGGAAGCGTGGAAACTATCAGGTGCAGGTCCCTGTCGAGCCGCCGCAGAAGGAAGAAAAGGTCGTTCATATGCCGTGGAAGAATCGGACGCTTCCGTACCTCATGATCGGGTACCATGTGCCGGCCTTCAGCGATGACGATGTGCAGCGGGCATCGCTCGACATTCTTTCACAGCTTGTGTTCTCCGAAAGCTCGCCGCTGTATCAATCGCTCGTCATTAAGAAGCAGCTTGTGGAATTTGTCAACGGCGGAGTCGATGACCATCGCGACCCGTTTCTGTTTACCGCACTCTCCCGCATAAAGGATGTAAAAGACGTCGACTCTGTCCTGGATGAGATCTACGCAGCCCTCGAGAACGCAAAAACAGTCCCGGTCGATGCGCAAAAACTTCGGGACATCAAGTCTTATATTCGCTACGCCTTTGCGATGCAACTGAACAAGCCGGATAACGTCGCCGTCACGATCGCGACCTATATCGCCTTGACCGGCAATTACGACTCCGTTAATAAGCTGTATGCCCTGTACGAAAAAGTGACTCCCGAGGATATCATGCATGCGGCGCAGAAATATTTCAGAAAAGAAAACCGTACCGTCGTCATACTCGAGCATGAGGCCGCCCAATGA
- a CDS encoding pitrilysin family protein, giving the protein MSTPSVDAQQATRITEVYVPNSPLVSFRIVVRTGSVNDPAGKEGLNALTAAMIGQGGSQSLTYQQIVDKLYPWAARISAQADKEITTIVGEVHRDHVQEFYGLLWELVSAPRFDADDFARNKDDQLNYLKNTLRGNDDENLGKAGLNLLMYANHPYHAVVAGTVQGLNAVSLDDVRTFHRAMYTQSRIIFGIAGGYPKELIDRIKNDLSALPAGSFSEVPLPSPVQPVGVEGMIIQKDNRATAVSFGYPIDVTRKDRDFYALLVANSYLGEHRTFNGVLMNHLRGDRGLNYGDYSYIENFIQDGGSTFPDPNIPRRQQFFSVWIRPVEPKNAHFAIRAAMREVQLLVDNGLTKDQFETTRDFLIHYSKLWVQTQSRRLGYVMDSEVYGIPYYIDYLAKQLSLLTVDDVNAAIKKHLQAKNYYLSIVAKDAGPLSDALLSNAPSPIQYNNPNVPAEILAQDKEIQVLPVNINKEKFTIVPSGDLFEK; this is encoded by the coding sequence ATGAGCACACCATCAGTTGACGCACAGCAAGCGACCAGGATCACAGAAGTGTACGTCCCCAATTCACCGCTCGTCTCGTTCCGCATCGTCGTTCGCACCGGGTCGGTCAACGATCCCGCCGGCAAGGAAGGGTTGAACGCCCTGACCGCAGCGATGATCGGACAGGGGGGCTCGCAGTCATTGACCTACCAGCAAATCGTCGATAAACTTTATCCGTGGGCCGCGAGGATCTCTGCCCAGGCGGATAAAGAGATCACAACGATCGTCGGTGAAGTGCACCGAGATCACGTGCAGGAATTTTACGGATTGCTTTGGGAACTCGTCTCGGCCCCGCGGTTTGATGCCGACGATTTTGCGCGCAACAAGGACGATCAGCTTAATTATCTTAAGAATACCCTCCGCGGAAACGATGACGAAAACCTCGGCAAAGCCGGATTGAACCTGCTGATGTACGCCAATCATCCCTACCATGCCGTCGTGGCCGGAACGGTTCAAGGGCTCAACGCGGTTTCACTCGATGACGTGAGAACCTTCCACCGCGCGATGTATACGCAGAGCCGCATCATCTTCGGCATCGCCGGCGGCTATCCAAAGGAATTGATCGACCGGATCAAGAATGACCTTTCGGCTCTTCCCGCCGGGTCGTTCAGCGAAGTGCCGCTTCCTTCTCCTGTGCAACCGGTCGGAGTGGAGGGGATGATCATCCAGAAGGATAACCGGGCAACGGCCGTATCGTTCGGCTACCCGATCGATGTCACGCGTAAAGACAGAGATTTTTACGCCCTGCTGGTCGCGAACTCTTACCTCGGCGAACACCGGACGTTTAACGGCGTGCTGATGAACCACCTGCGGGGCGACCGCGGATTGAACTACGGCGATTATTCGTATATCGAGAATTTTATTCAGGACGGCGGATCGACCTTCCCCGACCCGAACATTCCCCGGCGCCAGCAGTTCTTCAGCGTCTGGATCCGTCCCGTCGAGCCCAAGAACGCCCACTTCGCTATCCGCGCTGCGATGCGTGAAGTTCAACTGCTCGTTGACAATGGACTGACGAAGGATCAATTTGAAACGACCAGAGACTTTCTGATCCATTATTCGAAGCTCTGGGTGCAGACGCAAAGCCGGAGGCTCGGCTATGTGATGGACTCCGAAGTCTACGGCATTCCGTATTACATCGACTATCTCGCCAAACAGCTTTCGTTGCTGACCGTTGATGATGTCAATGCGGCAATAAAGAAGCACCTGCAGGCCAAGAATTATTATCTGTCGATCGTTGCGAAGGATGCCGGTCCGCTCAGTGACGCTCTGCTTTCCAACGCTCCGTCGCCGATCCAATACAATAACCCGAACGTTCCGGCAGAGATTCTCGCTCAGGATAAAGAAATTCAAGTGCTGCCCGTCAACATCAATAAAGAGAAATTCACGATCGTCCCGTCGGGCGACCTTTTTGAGAAATGA
- the pdxA gene encoding 4-hydroxythreonine-4-phosphate dehydrogenase PdxA, protein MKPRIALTIGDFNGIAPEVILKNIDNAPLLKTIEPVLVGSLEVFDYYAKRLKTKKKLVAVQSPKERVAANAVPVINAYNGTAKNLQIGKAAPDAGICAGMAVERSVRMCLDGEVDALVTGPVSKESLHIAGYNFPGQTEMLAMLSRSNRVTMMLIAKSFRVGLATIHIPIQKVSENIFAERIIDKLETIDASLKRDFRIAMPSIAVLALNPHAGEHGAIGLEEIEVIEPAILKAKEKGINASGPFPADGFFATSEQKKYDAVLAMYHDQGLIPLKMTGFNEGVNFSAGLNIIRTSPDHGTAFNIAGKGIADPRSMNAAIQLARTIVLNRKK, encoded by the coding sequence ATGAAGCCTCGCATTGCGCTTACCATCGGAGACTTTAACGGCATTGCACCCGAAGTTATCCTTAAAAATATTGACAACGCTCCCCTCCTCAAGACCATTGAACCGGTTCTCGTCGGTTCATTGGAGGTCTTCGATTACTACGCTAAAAGGCTGAAGACCAAAAAGAAGCTCGTTGCTGTGCAGTCGCCGAAGGAACGTGTGGCGGCGAACGCCGTACCGGTGATCAATGCCTACAACGGCACGGCGAAAAATCTTCAGATCGGGAAAGCGGCTCCCGACGCCGGCATCTGCGCGGGAATGGCGGTCGAACGGAGCGTCCGCATGTGCCTCGACGGAGAGGTCGATGCGCTGGTGACCGGACCGGTGTCGAAGGAATCGCTCCACATTGCGGGCTACAACTTTCCGGGGCAGACGGAAATGCTGGCGATGCTGAGCCGGTCTAACCGCGTGACGATGATGCTGATCGCAAAATCCTTCCGCGTCGGTCTCGCGACGATCCACATTCCGATCCAAAAAGTTTCCGAAAATATTTTTGCGGAGCGGATCATCGACAAGCTCGAGACGATCGATGCATCGCTGAAAAGAGATTTCCGGATCGCGATGCCCTCCATTGCCGTTCTGGCGCTCAACCCGCACGCAGGCGAGCATGGCGCGATCGGGCTTGAAGAAATAGAGGTGATTGAACCGGCCATCCTGAAAGCGAAAGAGAAAGGCATCAACGCATCGGGCCCTTTTCCTGCTGACGGATTTTTTGCAACATCGGAACAGAAGAAATATGATGCGGTGCTGGCGATGTACCACGACCAGGGCCTGATCCCTTTGAAAATGACCGGCTTCAATGAAGGGGTGAATTTTTCTGCAGGATTGAATATCATCAGAACGTCCCCCGACCACGGGACGGCGTTCAATATTGCCGGCAAGGGTATCGCAGACCCGCGAAGCATGAATGCCGCGATCCAGCTGGCGCGGACAATCGTTCTCAACAGAAAGAAATAA
- a CDS encoding NifU family protein, producing the protein MEEKVLSTLGRVRPYLQIDGGDVELVKVSPDGIVEVKLVGACASCPMSIMTLRGGIERALMLEIPEVRRVEAVNG; encoded by the coding sequence ATGGAAGAAAAAGTCTTGTCGACCCTGGGGCGTGTCCGTCCGTATTTGCAGATAGATGGCGGGGATGTAGAGCTTGTAAAGGTCTCCCCCGACGGGATCGTCGAGGTAAAGCTCGTGGGTGCGTGCGCATCATGTCCGATGTCGATCATGACATTGCGCGGCGGAATCGAGCGGGCGTTGATGCTGGAAATTCCTGAAGTGCGTAGAGTTGAGGCGGTTAACGGTTGA